DNA sequence from the Leptospira limi genome:
CAATGATGAGGTGTTCGGGAACTGCATCGAGAGCAATGGCGTGGTCTGAGGTAACAATGTTTTTTCCATCCACAGGGAGTGGTGGGATTTCAATCGGAGAAGATCCGGAGGCAATGATGATGTTCGTTCCAGAAATGGATTCTTTTTTCCCATCTTCTGCAGTGATCGAAATTTCGTTTTTGGAAATGAAACTAGCATGACCCAAATAACGAGTGATTTTATTTTTTTTCATCAGGTAGTCAACACCCGATGTCACTTCACTTACCACTTTGTCTTTACGAGCCATCATCTTCGCGATGTCGATTTTGACATCTTTCACTGAGATTCCATGGTCACTTAATTTGTGTTTGGTTTTGTGATACTCTTCTGAAGAATCGAGAAGGGCTTTGGAAGGAATACAACCTACGTTGAGACAAGTCCCTCCGAGAGTTTTTCTTTTTTCGATAATGGCTACTTTTTTCCCGAGTTGGGCTGCGCGAACCGCAGCCACATACCCACCAGGACCTGCACCAATGACAACGATATCATATTGTTCCATATTGGTAACTATACCTCAAAGAGGAGTCTTGTTGGATCCTCTACCATTTCTTTGATCTTCACTAGGAACTGCACCGCTTCCTTTCCATCCACAATTCTGTGGTCATAAGAAAGAGCAAGATACATCATCGGACGAATGACAATTTGGTCATTCACAACTACCGCACGTTTGACGATGTTATGCATTCCAAGAATTCCTGATTGTGGAGGGTTGAGGATTGGTGTCGACATCATCGAACCATACACACCACCGTTGGAAATGGAGAACGTTCCGCCTTCCATGTCTTCGAGAGAAATTTTTCCGTCTTTGACTTTTCCGGCAAGCCTTGCGATCTCTTGTTCGATTTGTGCAAAACTGAGAAGGTCAGCATTACGAACAATCGGAACCACAAGTCCTTTTGGCCCACCCACTGCGACTCCGATGTCATAGTAGTTTTTGTAGACAATGTCTGTTCCACGGATCTCTGCGTTAATGGCAGGATATGCTTTTAATGCTGCCACTGCAGCTTTGGTAAAGAGTGACATGAAACCAAGACCCACACCGTGAGTTTCTTTGAACTTGTCTTTGTATTTATTGCGAAGTTCCATGATCGGCGCCATATCCACTTCGTTAAACGTAGTGAGAATCGCTGCCGTGTGTTGTGCGCTCACAAGCCTGCTTGCAATCGTTTGGCGGAGTTTTGTCATTGGCACAACGGTTTCTCTTGGGCCAGCGTTTGCCGATACCACTACTGCTTTTGGAATCTCTGGGCTTGGTGACGCGGCCTTAGAAGGAGCAGCGGAACTGGAACCACCTTTTTCCATATAAAGGATTACATCTTCTTTTGTGATTTGTCCGTTACGACCGGTGCCAGTAATTTTTGAGGCATCTAATTTATTTTCTTCAATGAGTTTACGAGCAGCAGGAGGAAGTTCCTCATTCACTTTGCCTGTGTTAGGTTGTGCGCTTGGTGTTTCTGCTTTTGGAGCTGGGGTATTGGAACTTGCTTGCGCAGAAGCCACGGCACCTTCTTCGATGGCACCAATGATGTCTCTCACGTGCACCACATCCCCCACCTTTTTAGAGATGGATTTTAATACCCCTGAGG
Encoded proteins:
- the odhB gene encoding 2-oxoglutarate dehydrogenase complex dihydrolipoyllysine-residue succinyltransferase, with translation MAIDIKVPEMGESVTEATISAWTKKEGDAVKVDEVLAILETDKVSLEIPAPTSGVLKSISKKVGDVVHVRDIIGAIEEGAVASAQASSNTPAPKAETPSAQPNTGKVNEELPPAARKLIEENKLDASKITGTGRNGQITKEDVILYMEKGGSSSAAPSKAASPSPEIPKAVVVSANAGPRETVVPMTKLRQTIASRLVSAQHTAAILTTFNEVDMAPIMELRNKYKDKFKETHGVGLGFMSLFTKAAVAALKAYPAINAEIRGTDIVYKNYYDIGVAVGGPKGLVVPIVRNADLLSFAQIEQEIARLAGKVKDGKISLEDMEGGTFSISNGGVYGSMMSTPILNPPQSGILGMHNIVKRAVVVNDQIVIRPMMYLALSYDHRIVDGKEAVQFLVKIKEMVEDPTRLLFEV